A window of Spirochaetota bacterium genomic DNA:
CCCAGGCCATACTGACTCCTGCACAACCTTTCATATTGACAACATGATCTTTACCGGAGATGCTGTACTCTATCGCGGGTGTGGAAGAACCGATTTTCAACAGGGTGATTCAAGGAAGTTGTATCATAGCGTAAGGGATAAGTTATTTGTTTTAGATAAAGACACACTCATTTACCCTGCTCACGATTATAATGGCAGAATGGTCACCACAATTGGAGAAGAAAAAGCTTACAACGCCAGACTGCGCGATGGGATAAGTGAAAATGAATTTGTAGAAATTATGAAAAACCTGAATCTCGCAAAGCCCAAAAAAATTGACATCGCAGTGCCTGCAAATCTAAAATGTGGACTATAATTTGATTTGCGAAGGATAGATACCCGGTTTAGTTATTTTCTTCGATGTCCAATTATATAATTTCGATTCCCTAAACGATGTATGGGCTATCTGAATATATTTAACAATTCATACTTATTGTTTCTTTCAACAACAGCCCCAAAAATTTTATCATCTACCACATCCCTTGTTGTACCATCATAATTGGCTATTGTTAACGTAACTGGTATCTTTTTTAGTATCTTAAATTCTCCAGTATCTGTTATAGTATCCGATTTCCCAATTGATTTCAACTCAATTATTCGACTTTGATATTTTTTTATCACATCCAAGGCTATATGTTTGCGTCTAAATCCAATAAAAATATCCCAGAAATCCCTTGCGGGCAAAGCATTTTTTTCTTTACCCTCCTTTGTGTATGGGTGAATTGATTCTACATATTCATCTGATGTTATTAAAATACTTAATAACTCATTTTTTTCACCCTTGTTTATATGTTCAACTACTGCTGAGACTAATTTTTCTAGGGAATCAAACTCGCACTTAGTTGAACATGAATTCATAAAAATTACTAGGAATAATATAAATATTTTTATCATCTGTTTATCCTGATTTGTCTATAATTGTAAGGTTAGGGATGGCAGGACTGCCATCCCTGGTGGGGTATTGATATCTAATCTGCAGGGAAAGAAGTCCAACCGCTTATCCAATTGTTGGAAGAATCTTCAACAGCACCTAGAAAAGTTGCTGAAGTGTCAAAAAATCCATCGTTAGGCGGTATGGCTGCTGCAACATTAGCATTAGTGGCTCCAGATTGAGGCACAAAAGCTGATGCGCCGGCTGATTCTAGGGCTGCAAAGGTTGCAAAATTTGATAGATCAATATAAGGGGTTGCAGGGGCATTATCAACAGTCAAGTCTGATGCTGTAACTGTTCCTCCATCCTCTGTGTATCCTACTGTTCCATTCTGCTCAATCAGGCAGTTCCCAACTGTTACCTCAGATTCAGTATCTTCTGAATAGATAGCCCTGTCATCTTGTGAGCCAGCAAAGTAGGAATTATGGAAAGCTGCTACTGTTCCTCTTCTCATTCTGGCTCCTCTTACATCATCACCATCTCCTCTTACACATGTTACATTATAATAGGTCACGTTTGTTTGCGGAGTCGCACTATGATCAACCTCATTGCTATCATGTTCAAAATTGCTATCTCCACCAGGCAAAGGTGCACAGGCTGCAAATTGGACCTTGCCCCTCCATCCCAATGTGCAGTCAATCTGATCATCTCCATTGCCTGTGCTTACAATATACTTAAGATTTACATTGCCACCAAACATCTCAATCCCATCATCTTTACAGTTGTGCATCTGTACATGATCAATAGTTGTGCCAGAGCCGACTCCCTGTAAACAAAGTCCATTCAGTTCATCAGTACCAGTTAAGACTTTACCTGCAAAATATATTCTTACATACTGCATGGTTCCGCTGTTATCCTCATCATTATTGCCACCATAAAGTCCTGAATCACCTTCTCCATATGCGGAGTCTCCGCTATTAATATCCGCATAACCATTTATAACAATCCCGCCCCAGTCCTCTTGGCCTCTTTCTCCTTCATCTTTACCGCTCGTGAAAGTTATTGGTTTTTCTGCTGTTCCTATAGCCTCAATTTTTGCACCCCTATCTATTATGAGATAAGAGGTTAAATTCGGATTCCCCTTAATTGTAGCGCCAGGCTCAATCACGAGGGTCGTTCCGGAATGAAATTTAACCTGACCCACAAGAGTGACTGTTGCATCCTCTGGAACTGTGACTGTTAATCCATTGGTAGATTCGCTTCTTAATTCATCACCATCCTCAAGGATTTTTTGTGTTTGAATTACCGGCACAATGTCTGCATCATCATCACTGCAACTAGCAAGTATTAAACTTGCTCCAATTAAGAAAATTAAAAATAAATTTGTAAAATTTATTAAAGATTGTTTTTTCCTTGTCATGTTTATTACACTCCTTTTAAAGTCTGTTTCTATTTCTTAATTTATTCTTGACATTTTGTTAATCTGCTATGCTAATATAG
This region includes:
- a CDS encoding MBL fold metallo-hydrolase, with protein sequence MFFRQLFDIKGESSTYTYLLTDDKSKDGIIIDTVIENVDRDSGIIKELGINIKYIMDTHIHADHITGAGKLKQMFGCETVIGSGANVKSYDIGISDGESLSFGSHIVKAISTPGHTDSCTTFHIDNMIFTGDAVLYRGCGRTDFQQGDSRKLYHSVRDKLFVLDKDTLIYPAHDYNGRMVTTIGEEKAYNARLRDGISENEFVEIMKNLNLAKPKKIDIAVPANLKCGL